The nucleotide sequence CCGTTACTGCAGGCTGATCGAGCTCGCGTCGACAACGATCGTGATGTAGCCGCCACTACCCGCTTCGACCGTCCCCGAACCGCTGGAGAAGATGCTCGCGGAGAGTGTCTGGAAAGTGATCGACCCCGAGAGTTGGGCGCAATACGAGCCGGGTGTCACCTCGACGCCCGTCGTGAAGCTGCCCGTATCCAGCGCATAGCTCCCGATCGACGAGCCGCTGCACGAACCGGCGAAGATCTCGACGGTTGCCCAGTCGATGACCGCTTCCGCAGGCAGGTCGATGCCGCCGTTCGGTCCGACCACCGCGACGCTGAGCCAGCCTGTCGCCGGTGGGGCGGGGACGGGTGTGTTGGTAGGTGCCGGCGGTGCTGTTGGCTCCACGGCTGGGGGCTGTGTCGCAGTCGGCTGGCTGGATTCCGCCACGGTGGGCACCGACGTGCTGGTCTCCACCACCACTGGCACCCCGGCAGTTGCCCCGACGCGCCACTGCAGGTAGTGCGCGCCGACGTTGCCGGATTCGACCTGCCAGCCGTCCGAGTTCGACGGTGTCCAGGTCAGGCAGCGGCGCTCGAAGCATTGCAAGAGCACATCGTGCTCATCACCGGCGACCTTGACCGTCGCCCAGTAGGCGTCCGTGATCGGGTAGCCGGTTGCGTAGAACGGATTCGCGAACAAGCTGTCTGTTTCTGTCTGACCGTCCGTATGGACCAGACCGCTGGAATTCATGAACGTCCAGAAGACCGAGGCGACACGGTGATCGATCCCCGGCACCTGCACCAGATAGTCTGCCGTCGCGCCGTACTGCGCCAGCATCGGGTCGTCGGTTGTCGCACCGGCGCGATCTACCCGCGTGGTGATTGTCTGTCCGGCTGGAGCCGACGGCGCGTCAAGCAGCGTCCCAATGGTTCGGTAGGTTGGTCCGACCGAGTCGTCGATGTCGCCGGCCACCGGGATGTCGGCCGGTTCCGGCGATTCGTCGAACGTGTCGTCGCCGATCTGATACCAGCCGTTGGCCATCTCGACGACGAGCAGGCCACTCGTCACGTCCCACGGCGAAGCGACCTGACGAAAGTCGCCGGCCTCCATGCGGCCTTTGT is from Thermomicrobiales bacterium and encodes:
- a CDS encoding peptidase domain-containing protein; amino-acid sequence: MAATDRSHHHPRRFAHGLVALLLLALTLTQLVAQPTVAQSPGNDTFQRTWERTDQPVAEQSAERALIWGPAADTGLLQEPYAEAPDGKRVVQYFDKGRMEAGDFRQVASPWDVTSGLLVVEMANGWYQIGDDTFDESPEPADIPVAGDIDDSVGPTYRTIGTLLDAPSAPAGQTITTRVDRAGATTDDPMLAQYGATADYLVQVPGIDHRVASVFWTFMNSSGLVHTDGQTETDSLFANPFYATGYPITDAYWATVKVAGDEHDVLLQCFERRCLTWTPSNSDGWQVESGNVGAHYLQWRVGATAGVPVVVETSTSVPTVAESSQPTATQPPAVEPTAPPAPTNTPVPAPPATGWLSVAVVGPNGGIDLPAEAVIDWATVEIFAGSCSGSSIGSYALDTGSFTTGVEVTPGSYCAQLSGSITFQTLSASIFSSGSGTVEAGSGGYITIVVDASSISLQ